The proteins below are encoded in one region of Pomacea canaliculata isolate SZHN2017 linkage group LG7, ASM307304v1, whole genome shotgun sequence:
- the LOC112568760 gene encoding beta-1,3-galactosyl-O-glycosyl-glycoprotein beta-1,6-N-acetylglucosaminyltransferase-like, with the protein MRRLSYSLFLTAICLSATSVYIALYRSLRTTETFPWKPYDMKEVDCMKLFAGDMKELTRSKQVHKDLPALPTEKDITRLAKNCRNFVRVYGFIMNFLTEEERNFPIAYSILVFKDAHQVTQLLQAIYRPQNVYCIHVDQKADQSYRDTMAAIADCFHNVFLASRSVDVEWGRFTVLEPELICMRDLWPFKKWKYFINLTGQEFPLRTNFELVRILTAYNGANDVDTVETKLDDRLSSAGPPPHGIVPTMGSVHIAVNRDFVDYVLHSPVAQDLLEWTQFVAIPDETFFSSLNHNPQLGIRGSYKGPRERDHVFKPSLTRFKNWKLRPFDHPCAGGLRVRQVCILSTGDLPLLDTRPEMFANKFYQDYSRVALECLHQRLYNHTKDEFLGMMEFDTSYYSNLAFVNNTVTAEEATQILDTESTFISALNSLTAMLGMF; encoded by the exons ACGACAGAAACATTTCCATGGAAACCATACGATATGAAAGAAGTAGACTGCATGAAGTTGTTTGCTGGCGACATGAAGGAGTTGACTCGTTCGAAACAAGTCCACAAAGACCTGCCTGCTCTTCCCACCGAGAAGGACATAACCAGGCTGGCCAAGAACTGCCGCAATTTTGTGCGGGTGTATGGGTTCATAATGAACTTTCTGacagaggaggaaagaaactttCCTATTGCCTACAGCATCCTGGTATTTAAAGATGCTCACCAG GTAACTCAGTTGTTACAAGCCATATATCGGCCTCAGAACGTCTACTGTATCCATGTCGACCAAAAGGCGGACCAGTCCTACCGTGACACAATGGCAGCCATCGCTGACTGCTTCCATAATGTCTTTCTCGCCTCACGAAGTGTGGACGTTGAGTGGGGGAGGTTCACTGTGCTGGAACCAGAACTCATCTGCATGAGAGACCTGTGGCCCttcaagaaatggaaatatttcatcaaCCTGACGGGACAGGAGTTTCCGCTGAGAACCAACTTTGAGCTTGTTCGTATTTTAACGGCGTACAACGGCGCCAACGACGTAGACACTGTCGAAAC GAAGTTAGATGACCGCTTGTCATCGGCAGGCCCGCCCCCGCACGGCATCGTCCCGACCATGGGGTCAGTGCACATCGCTGTCAACAGGGACTTCGTGGACTACGTTCTCCACAGTCCAGTCGCTCAGGACCTTCTAGAGTGGACTCAGTTTGTTGCTATTCCTGATGAGACGTTCTTCTCCTCCCTCAACCACAACCCGCAGCTTGGCATCAGAGGTTCTTATAAAG GCCCACGTGAAAGGGATCACGTTTTCAAGCCATCTCTCACTCGATTCAAAAACTGGAAATTACGTCCCTTTGATCATCCTTGCGCTGGTGGACTGCGCGTGCGCCAGGTGTGCATCTTGTCAACAggtgatctccctttgctgGACACGCGCCCAGAGATGTTCGCCAACAAGTTCTACCAGGACTACAGTCGTGTGGCACTGGAGTGTCTACATCAACGACTGTACAACCACACGAAGGACGAGTTCCTAGGCATGATGGAGTTTGATACAAGTTATTACAGCAATTTAGCTTTCGTAAACAATACGGTGACTGCCGAGGAGGCTACGCAGATATTAGACACTGAGTCAACATTTATATCAGCGCTTAATTCTCTGACTGCTATGCTGGGgatgttttag